One genomic segment of Rhizobium viscosum includes these proteins:
- the dapE gene encoding succinyl-diaminopimelate desuccinylase: MTATNPVANLQTLIRCPSVTPAEGGALSALEAMLSPLGFKVDRMVATEAGTPDVENLYARLGTEGAHLMFAGHTDVVPVGDEAAWRHPPFAAEIANGELFGRGAVDMKGGIACFAAAVARHVEKHGAPKGSISFLITGDEEGPSINGTSKLLQWAAERGETWDACVVGEPTNPNKLGDMIKIGRRGSLSGKIVVHGVQGHAAYPHLADNPVRGMLQLAQALMDPPFDAGTDNFQPSNLEVTTIDVSNPATNVIPARASASFNIRFNDTWTADTLRAEIIRRLDAAAAEGALRPGREPVKYEIIWADRPSHVFLTRNNALIASLSSAVEAITGASPALSTTGGTSDARFIKDYCPVVEFGLVGQTMHMVDERVAVADLETLTAIYETFIERWFANAGL; this comes from the coding sequence ATGACCGCCACGAATCCTGTTGCCAATCTTCAAACCCTGATCCGCTGCCCGTCCGTGACGCCGGCAGAAGGCGGCGCGCTCTCCGCGCTGGAAGCAATGCTGTCTCCGCTCGGTTTCAAGGTCGACCGAATGGTCGCGACGGAAGCTGGCACGCCTGATGTCGAAAACCTCTATGCCCGCCTCGGCACCGAGGGGGCGCATCTGATGTTTGCAGGACATACCGATGTGGTGCCTGTCGGTGACGAAGCCGCCTGGAGGCATCCGCCCTTTGCAGCCGAGATTGCCAATGGCGAGCTTTTCGGCCGCGGTGCAGTCGACATGAAGGGAGGCATTGCCTGTTTTGCCGCTGCCGTTGCCCGCCATGTCGAAAAGCATGGTGCCCCGAAGGGCTCGATTTCCTTCCTGATCACAGGTGACGAGGAAGGCCCATCGATCAACGGTACGAGCAAGCTGCTGCAGTGGGCGGCCGAACGCGGGGAGACATGGGATGCCTGCGTCGTCGGCGAGCCGACGAACCCGAACAAGCTCGGCGATATGATTAAGATCGGCCGGCGCGGCTCACTCTCCGGCAAGATCGTCGTGCACGGCGTGCAGGGCCATGCGGCCTATCCGCATCTTGCCGACAATCCGGTACGCGGCATGCTGCAACTGGCCCAAGCGCTGATGGATCCGCCCTTCGACGCCGGCACGGACAATTTCCAGCCGTCCAATCTCGAAGTGACGACCATTGATGTCAGCAATCCGGCGACAAACGTCATTCCGGCCAGGGCTTCGGCGAGCTTCAACATCCGCTTCAACGACACGTGGACGGCGGATACGCTGCGGGCCGAGATCATCCGGCGCCTCGATGCGGCGGCGGCCGAGGGTGCGCTCCGACCCGGCCGCGAACCTGTCAAATACGAGATCATCTGGGCCGATCGCCCGAGCCATGTTTTTCTGACACGCAACAATGCGCTGATCGCCTCGCTGTCGTCGGCGGTCGAAGCCATCACCGGCGCATCGCCGGCGCTGTCGACGACGGGCGGCACCTCTGATGCGCGCTTCATCAAGGATTATTGCCCGGTCGTGGAATTCGGCCTTGTCGGCCAGACCATGCACATGGTCGACGAACGCGTCGCCGTTGCGGATCTGGAGACGCTGACGGCGATCTACGAGACCTTTATCGAACGATGGTTTGCGAATGCCGGGCTTTAG
- the truA gene encoding tRNA pseudouridine(38-40) synthase TruA, giving the protein MPRYRMIVEYDGGPYVGWQRQDNGPSVQGAIEKAIFSASGDTVSVRGAGRTDSGVHAMGQVIHADLSKEWSPFKLQNALNAHLKLAGDKVAILDVETASEFFDARFSALRRHYLYRIISRRAPLALEAGKAWWVPKVLDHEVMHAAAQTLVGRHDFSTFRSAHCQANSPVRTLDRLDVTRNGELIEIRATAQSFLHNQIRSFAGTLKLAGEGKWTPEDVRAALEARDRKACGPVAPPDGLYFMQVDYPEVITDRRKPVDENDEGDDLS; this is encoded by the coding sequence ATGCCGCGATACCGCATGATCGTCGAATATGACGGCGGCCCTTACGTCGGATGGCAGCGACAGGACAACGGACCTTCGGTGCAGGGCGCGATTGAAAAGGCGATCTTCTCGGCAAGCGGCGATACCGTTTCCGTCCGCGGTGCGGGCCGCACCGATTCCGGCGTCCACGCCATGGGGCAGGTCATCCATGCCGATCTTTCGAAGGAATGGTCGCCCTTCAAGCTGCAGAATGCACTGAATGCCCATCTGAAGCTTGCGGGTGACAAAGTGGCGATCCTTGATGTCGAGACCGCAAGCGAATTCTTCGACGCCCGCTTCTCCGCGCTCCGCCGGCACTATCTCTACCGCATCATCAGCCGCCGCGCGCCGCTGGCGCTGGAGGCCGGCAAGGCATGGTGGGTGCCGAAAGTGCTGGATCACGAGGTCATGCATGCGGCCGCCCAGACGCTCGTCGGTAGGCACGACTTCTCGACTTTCCGTTCGGCTCACTGCCAGGCAAACAGCCCTGTGCGCACGCTCGACCGGCTGGATGTGACCCGCAATGGCGAACTGATCGAGATCCGTGCCACCGCCCAGAGCTTCCTGCACAACCAGATCCGCTCCTTTGCGGGAACTTTGAAGCTGGCGGGCGAGGGCAAATGGACGCCCGAGGATGTGCGGGCAGCACTTGAGGCGCGTGACCGCAAGGCCTGTGGCCCCGTGGCGCCGCCGGACGGGCTCTATTTCATGCAGGTGGATTATCCCGAGGTGATCACCGATCGCCGCAAACCGGTGGATGAAAACGATGAAGGTGACGATCTATCATAA
- the fmt gene encoding methionyl-tRNA formyltransferase, translating to MSLRIVFMGTPDFSVPTLRLLVEAGHQIVAVYTQPPRPGGRRGLDLQKSPVHQAAELLGLPVFTPVNFKDPEERERFRALDADVGVVVAYGLLLPEAILTGTRYGCYNGHASLLPRWRGAAPIQRAIMAGDAKTGMMVMKMDKGLDTGDVALTREVEIGSNMTAGELHDRLMQTGAKAIAEAMVKLEMDDLPLTPQPAEGVLYAAKIDKAETRIDFSRDAKDVHNHIRGLAPFPGAWFELESNGKAERVKVLGSELAVGNGAAGTLVTDDLVVACGTGAVRLTKLQKAGGKPLAAADFLHGTPLAAGTRLV from the coding sequence ATGTCTCTTCGTATCGTTTTCATGGGAACGCCCGACTTTTCCGTCCCGACGCTGCGTCTGCTCGTCGAAGCCGGCCATCAGATCGTTGCCGTCTATACCCAGCCTCCGCGGCCGGGCGGACGGCGCGGGCTCGATCTCCAGAAGTCGCCGGTGCATCAGGCGGCCGAGCTGCTCGGCCTGCCCGTCTTCACGCCGGTCAATTTTAAAGATCCGGAAGAGCGTGAGCGCTTCCGTGCCTTGGATGCCGATGTCGGCGTCGTCGTTGCCTATGGCCTGCTGTTGCCCGAGGCTATCCTCACCGGCACGCGTTACGGCTGCTATAATGGTCATGCCTCGCTGCTGCCGCGCTGGCGCGGTGCTGCGCCCATCCAGCGGGCGATCATGGCCGGCGATGCCAAGACCGGCATGATGGTCATGAAGATGGACAAGGGCCTCGATACCGGCGATGTCGCGCTGACCCGCGAAGTCGAAATCGGCTCGAACATGACGGCGGGCGAATTGCACGACAGGCTGATGCAGACAGGTGCCAAGGCGATAGCTGAAGCCATGGTCAAGTTGGAGATGGACGATCTGCCGCTAACCCCGCAGCCGGCCGAAGGCGTGCTCTATGCCGCCAAGATCGACAAGGCGGAAACGCGCATCGATTTCAGCCGCGATGCCAAGGACGTTCACAACCATATCCGCGGCCTCGCGCCCTTTCCGGGCGCCTGGTTCGAACTTGAAAGCAACGGCAAGGCGGAGCGCGTCAAGGTGCTGGGCTCGGAGCTCGCGGTGGGCAACGGCGCGGCTGGAACGCTTGTGACTGATGATCTCGTCGTTGCCTGCGGCACCGGCGCCGTTCGCCTCACAAAGCTTCAGAAGGCTGGCGGCAAACCGCTCGCCGCTGCCGACTTCCTGCACGGCACGCCGCTTGCTGCGGGCACGAGGCTCGTCTGA
- the def gene encoding peptide deformylase, translating to MTIKPLIILPDPVLRQVSKPIERVDADLQRLSDDMLETMYDAPGIGLAAIQIGVPRRMLVIDLSKEGEEKQPLVFINPEIVSSSDERSVYEEGCLSIPDYYAEVERPANVTVKYLDREGKEQSVEADGLLATCLQHEIDHLNGVLFIDHISRLKREMVIKKFTKAAKSKAL from the coding sequence ATGACCATCAAGCCACTCATCATTCTTCCCGATCCCGTTCTCCGTCAGGTTTCCAAGCCGATCGAGCGGGTCGACGCCGATCTCCAGCGCCTTTCCGACGACATGTTGGAAACCATGTATGATGCGCCGGGCATCGGCCTTGCCGCGATCCAGATCGGTGTTCCGCGCCGCATGCTCGTCATCGATCTGTCGAAAGAAGGCGAGGAAAAGCAGCCGCTCGTCTTCATCAATCCGGAGATCGTCAGCTCCTCGGACGAACGTTCCGTCTATGAGGAAGGCTGCCTTTCCATTCCCGACTATTATGCGGAAGTGGAACGCCCTGCGAATGTCACGGTCAAGTATCTGGACCGCGAAGGCAAGGAACAGAGCGTCGAGGCTGATGGCCTTTTGGCGACGTGCCTCCAGCACGAGATCGATCACTTGAACGGTGTGCTCTTCATCGATCATATTTCGCGGTTGAAGCGCGAAATGGTGATCAAGAAGTTCACCAAGGCTGCAAAGTCGAAGGCGCTCTGA
- a CDS encoding globin-coupled sensor protein translates to MTSHQTDNALRQRLDFIELDDEARRNLRELRPAISELLGGALDKFYGKLAKTPAVAGFFSNKAHMGHAKKRQQEHWGNLSSGNFDESYVNGVTAVGRTHARIGLEPRWYIGGYALVMSELVRGLMEKQWPSLFARQQGKALAEKLTAVIKAAMLDMDYSISVYLEALEEKRHALEEDRARAEADQALALDHLRRGLEALSRGDLEATLPSDLPGNFREMAEDYNRAVSALRDSFTSIRTTSSHILEGADVMSKATDDLALRTAQQAAGVEESSAALQQLSVSVSQTAANAEKASGAVRETQEKAKNSGELVTSAVSAMAGIEKSSTEIAKIIGVIDEIAFQTNLLALNAGVEAARAGDAGKGFAVVAQEVRQLAQRTADAAKAIKNLISESSTQVNEGVNIVSSTGEALSDMISRIDIINRFVADIAAAARDQATGVNEVSVAIRNMDTITQQNSGMVERTSAETRRLKDEVENLIELLQRFRARVEGRQVAGTGRRAA, encoded by the coding sequence ATGACTTCCCACCAGACCGACAATGCCCTCAGGCAGCGCCTTGACTTCATTGAGCTTGACGATGAGGCGCGCAGGAACCTGCGGGAATTGCGGCCGGCGATCTCGGAACTGCTCGGCGGCGCGCTCGACAAGTTCTATGGCAAGCTTGCAAAGACGCCGGCGGTAGCAGGCTTCTTCTCCAACAAGGCCCATATGGGCCACGCCAAGAAGCGCCAGCAGGAGCATTGGGGCAATCTTTCGAGCGGCAATTTCGACGAGAGTTACGTGAATGGTGTCACCGCCGTCGGCCGCACCCATGCCCGCATCGGCCTGGAGCCGCGCTGGTATATCGGCGGTTATGCGCTTGTCATGTCGGAGCTCGTCCGTGGCCTGATGGAAAAGCAGTGGCCATCGCTCTTTGCCCGCCAGCAGGGAAAGGCGCTCGCCGAAAAGCTGACCGCCGTGATCAAGGCGGCGATGCTCGACATGGATTATTCCATCTCCGTCTATCTGGAAGCGCTGGAGGAAAAGCGCCACGCGCTGGAAGAAGACCGCGCCCGGGCCGAAGCCGATCAGGCACTGGCACTGGATCATCTGCGCCGTGGCCTCGAAGCCCTGTCGCGCGGCGACCTCGAAGCAACGCTTCCCTCGGATCTGCCCGGTAATTTTCGTGAGATGGCAGAGGATTATAACAGGGCTGTCAGCGCGCTCCGTGATTCCTTCACCTCCATCCGCACGACGTCCAGCCACATTCTCGAAGGTGCCGATGTAATGTCCAAGGCGACGGACGACCTCGCCTTGCGTACGGCGCAGCAGGCAGCCGGCGTCGAGGAAAGCTCGGCTGCGCTGCAGCAGCTCTCCGTCAGCGTCAGCCAGACCGCCGCCAATGCCGAAAAAGCGTCCGGCGCAGTGCGCGAAACGCAGGAGAAGGCCAAGAATTCCGGCGAACTCGTCACCAGCGCCGTTTCGGCCATGGCGGGTATCGAGAAGTCCTCCACTGAAATCGCCAAGATCATCGGTGTCATCGATGAGATCGCTTTCCAGACCAACCTGCTGGCGCTGAATGCCGGCGTCGAAGCTGCGCGTGCCGGTGATGCGGGTAAAGGCTTTGCGGTCGTCGCACAGGAAGTCCGTCAGCTTGCCCAGCGCACGGCCGATGCCGCCAAGGCGATCAAGAACCTGATCTCCGAAAGCTCGACACAGGTGAATGAGGGCGTCAACATCGTCAGCAGCACCGGTGAGGCGCTGAGCGACATGATCAGCCGTATCGACATCATCAACAGGTTCGTTGCCGATATTGCGGCTGCCGCCCGCGATCAGGCGACCGGCGTCAATGAGGTCAGCGTCGCGATCCGCAATATGGATACGATCACCCAGCAGAATTCCGGCATGGTCGAGCGTACGTCGGCCGAAACCCGCAGGCTGAAGGACGAGGTCGAAAACCTCATCGAACTGCTGCAGCGTTTCCGCGCTCGCGTTGAAGGTCGACAGGTTGCCGGTACTGGCCGCCGCGCGGCCTGA
- a CDS encoding DNA recombination protein RmuC, protein MTMTSDSLTISLPMLSPGVLALAGGALAVLILVTIVFALRNAGIRRDEAEEASLRAAESEARMAELLKIQAEMQGRISTMTEVFGARQAELNHAINQRLDGMSQRMSSTLTEQTKSTHDNLQKLQERLAVIDVAQNNIQTLAKDVVGLQAILSNKQTRGAFGQSRMETIVADGLPMGAYAFQQTLSNGSRPDCTIRMPNGAPPLVIDAKFPLEAWNAIRDAGGADAGKLASQQFRRDMEVHIKDISEKYLIQGETQDTAFLFVPSESIFAEIHENFEAIVQKAHRARVVIVSPSLLMLSIQVIQAVLKDQRMRAQAHVIQGEVALLMDDLGRLDERVRKLQGHFSQTQRDVDQIITSADKLTKRGAKIEALEFEASGDSKPARESEPAAKSVESRTGLLKLRVVDEE, encoded by the coding sequence ATGACCATGACATCCGACTCACTCACCATTTCCTTGCCGATGCTGAGCCCCGGCGTGCTTGCACTTGCCGGCGGTGCGCTCGCCGTTCTCATCCTCGTGACAATCGTGTTTGCCTTGCGCAATGCCGGCATCCGTCGCGATGAAGCGGAAGAGGCCAGTCTTCGCGCCGCCGAAAGCGAGGCGCGCATGGCGGAGCTTCTGAAAATACAGGCGGAGATGCAGGGACGCATCTCGACCATGACGGAGGTCTTCGGCGCACGCCAGGCCGAGCTCAATCATGCAATCAACCAGCGGCTCGACGGCATGTCGCAGCGTATGAGCTCGACGCTGACCGAGCAGACGAAATCAACGCATGACAACCTGCAGAAGCTGCAGGAGCGCCTGGCGGTGATCGATGTTGCCCAGAACAATATCCAAACGCTCGCCAAGGATGTCGTCGGGCTGCAGGCCATTCTTTCCAACAAGCAGACGCGTGGGGCTTTCGGCCAGTCGCGTATGGAAACGATCGTCGCCGATGGCCTGCCGATGGGCGCTTACGCCTTCCAGCAGACGCTTTCCAACGGCTCGCGACCGGACTGCACGATCAGAATGCCGAATGGGGCACCGCCGCTCGTCATCGACGCCAAATTTCCGCTTGAGGCGTGGAACGCGATCCGCGATGCGGGCGGCGCGGACGCTGGTAAGCTTGCCAGCCAGCAGTTTCGCCGGGACATGGAAGTTCATATCAAGGATATTTCCGAGAAATATCTGATCCAGGGCGAGACGCAGGACACGGCTTTCCTCTTCGTTCCCTCGGAATCGATCTTCGCGGAAATCCATGAGAATTTTGAAGCGATCGTGCAGAAGGCTCACCGTGCGCGCGTCGTTATCGTCTCGCCTTCGCTCTTGATGCTGTCGATCCAGGTCATTCAGGCCGTGCTGAAAGACCAGCGCATGCGGGCGCAGGCGCATGTCATCCAGGGAGAAGTCGCTCTCCTCATGGACGATCTCGGCCGGCTCGACGAGCGCGTACGCAAGCTGCAGGGACATTTTTCCCAGACACAGCGCGACGTGGACCAGATTATTACCTCGGCAGACAAGCTCACCAAGCGTGGCGCGAAGATCGAGGCGCTGGAGTTCGAGGCAAGCGGCGACAGCAAGCCGGCTCGCGAGAGCGAGCCAGCAGCGAAATCCGTCGAAAGCCGAACTGGACTGCTCAAGCTCAGGGTGGTTGACGAGGAGTGA
- a CDS encoding ribokinase, producing MITVFGSINMDLIATTERLPKPGETVAGNSFATAAGGKGANQALAARRAGRYVHMAGAVGRDAFAEGALELLDSAGTDLSLVNRVEGPTGTALILVGGDGENMIAVIPGANGKVSDDNAEAAVNAMNEGDILMLQLEIPVEAVERALAASRAKGITSILNLAPLIPDAPRLGRLADIVIANETEFERLAGQENMTAGDREAALERLHAETGQTLIVTLGGDGVIAIRDGQISRAQGLVIEPVDTVGAGDTFCGYFAASLDEGLDFDSALRRAAVAGSLACLKPGAQPSIPLAAEVADRI from the coding sequence ATGATCACAGTTTTCGGCTCCATCAATATGGACCTTATTGCCACCACCGAGCGCCTGCCGAAGCCCGGCGAAACAGTTGCCGGCAACAGCTTCGCAACGGCTGCCGGCGGCAAAGGCGCCAATCAGGCGCTCGCTGCCCGGCGAGCAGGCCGCTATGTCCATATGGCGGGTGCTGTCGGCAGGGATGCCTTTGCCGAGGGCGCCCTTGAATTGCTCGACAGCGCGGGTACCGACCTTTCACTCGTCAACCGTGTCGAGGGGCCGACCGGCACGGCCCTCATTCTTGTCGGCGGCGACGGCGAGAACATGATCGCCGTCATTCCCGGCGCGAACGGCAAGGTGAGCGACGACAATGCCGAGGCTGCCGTCAACGCTATGAACGAGGGCGATATACTCATGCTGCAGCTCGAAATTCCAGTCGAGGCGGTCGAACGTGCCCTTGCTGCCTCTCGCGCCAAGGGCATTACCAGCATTCTCAATCTTGCTCCGCTTATTCCGGATGCGCCGCGCCTCGGCCGGCTGGCCGACATCGTCATTGCTAATGAAACCGAGTTCGAGCGGCTGGCGGGACAGGAAAACATGACTGCCGGCGACCGTGAGGCGGCGTTGGAGCGGCTGCATGCAGAGACCGGTCAGACGCTGATCGTTACGCTTGGCGGCGATGGCGTCATCGCGATCCGGGATGGCCAGATTTCCCGCGCGCAGGGGCTTGTCATCGAACCTGTAGATACCGTCGGCGCCGGTGATACGTTCTGCGGCTATTTCGCAGCAAGCCTTGATGAGGGGCTGGATTTCGACTCGGCGCTGCGCCGCGCAGCGGTCGCCGGCTCGCTTGCCTGCCTGAAGCCGGGGGCTCAGCCCTCCATTCCGCTGGCAGCCGAAGTCGCAGACAGAATATAG
- a CDS encoding methyl-accepting chemotaxis protein, whose product MFIFRMKSLAAKLIVITGAAIALVLVVSNLFLIDQTRNRVQTLTLDQANSEAKSIANEIAVNVGELASAARTMSGVVGRGHEGKILDRKGIISILKANLEQNAFAFGSWFCEQLGAFDGKTTEIANNNDEGTNKVGAFTPYWSKNRTGDIQFSTFDNDYTAEWWKLAANSGKGAITAPYLAEGTDVPTLLTSIAYPVMSGGKMIGVEGVDISLKSLTDKVQALRPFGSGRVTLIAQNGNWIVAPSPDLMSKPYGDNPGSADVKAALSSMKVGLVKNLSFDGLDPFDRVVYPFAVPGLNANWVVLVDVPHMAMNAPVQDQTFMMIVNGIIVLGAVLLALYFAVRSFVQRPLAGLVSSVKALSDGKYDETVAGQNRADEIGSVAKALEGFRFTLADTQRLEAEADNQRLAAETERGRSESERQQSVSLQRHIVSIVGAGLSELSQGNLGHRITEEFPGEYGKLKQDFNAALASLEETINTMSLSVVNIGSGTGEISNSASDLAKRTEQQAASLEETAAALNELTAQVNSSAENARTAADNVNLACEDAEKSGEVVQKAIASMHGIEQSSTEVSRIIGVIDEIAFQTNLLALNAGVEAARAGEAGKGFAVVAQEVRELAQRSANAAKEIKTLINTSAVQVKEGVDLVGRAGETLHKIAEQVMGINGLIRQISASASEQAVGLKEINQAVNQMDQVTQQNAAMVEETTAASVTLNDEAQTLKTLVARFRVSGQGNTAAALRSTAQQMRAPAAPAPRAAAPAPRRAVAQSRGSAAVAQDNWEEF is encoded by the coding sequence ATGTTCATTTTCAGAATGAAATCGCTTGCGGCGAAGCTCATCGTCATTACCGGTGCCGCCATTGCACTGGTGCTTGTCGTTTCGAACCTCTTCCTCATCGACCAGACCCGTAACCGCGTCCAGACCCTGACGCTGGATCAGGCCAACTCGGAAGCCAAATCGATCGCCAATGAGATTGCAGTCAATGTCGGGGAGCTCGCGAGCGCTGCCCGCACCATGTCGGGCGTCGTCGGACGCGGGCATGAAGGCAAGATCCTCGACCGCAAGGGCATCATCAGCATTTTGAAGGCCAATCTCGAACAGAACGCTTTCGCCTTCGGCAGCTGGTTCTGCGAGCAGCTTGGCGCCTTCGACGGCAAGACCACGGAAATCGCCAACAACAACGACGAAGGCACGAACAAAGTCGGCGCCTTCACGCCCTACTGGTCGAAGAACAGGACCGGCGACATCCAGTTCTCGACCTTTGACAACGATTATACCGCCGAATGGTGGAAGCTTGCTGCCAACAGCGGCAAGGGCGCGATCACTGCGCCCTACCTCGCCGAAGGCACTGACGTTCCGACCCTGCTGACGTCCATTGCCTATCCGGTTATGTCCGGAGGCAAGATGATCGGCGTGGAAGGCGTCGATATTTCGCTGAAGTCGCTCACCGACAAGGTGCAGGCGCTGCGCCCCTTCGGCTCTGGTCGCGTGACGCTGATCGCCCAGAACGGCAACTGGATCGTCGCTCCGAGCCCCGACCTGATGTCCAAGCCCTATGGCGACAACCCTGGCTCGGCTGACGTGAAGGCTGCGCTTTCGTCCATGAAGGTCGGCCTCGTCAAGAATCTCAGCTTCGATGGGCTCGATCCGTTCGACCGCGTCGTCTATCCCTTCGCAGTGCCCGGCCTGAATGCCAACTGGGTCGTGCTGGTCGACGTTCCGCACATGGCGATGAATGCGCCTGTTCAGGACCAGACCTTCATGATGATCGTCAACGGCATCATTGTGCTCGGTGCCGTGCTGCTCGCCCTCTACTTCGCCGTCCGCTCGTTTGTTCAGCGCCCGCTCGCAGGCCTGGTTTCCAGCGTCAAGGCACTGAGCGACGGAAAATACGACGAAACGGTCGCCGGCCAGAACCGCGCCGACGAAATCGGCTCGGTCGCCAAGGCTCTTGAAGGCTTCCGCTTCACGCTTGCCGATACGCAGCGTCTTGAAGCCGAGGCCGACAATCAGCGCCTTGCTGCCGAAACCGAACGCGGCCGCTCGGAATCGGAGCGCCAACAATCGGTCAGCCTGCAACGTCACATCGTCTCGATCGTCGGTGCAGGCCTTTCCGAACTGTCGCAAGGCAATCTCGGCCATCGCATTACAGAGGAATTCCCCGGCGAATACGGCAAGCTGAAGCAGGACTTCAATGCCGCTCTGGCAAGCCTGGAGGAGACCATCAATACGATGAGCCTCAGCGTCGTCAATATCGGCTCCGGTACGGGCGAAATCAGCAATAGCGCATCCGACCTTGCCAAGCGTACCGAGCAGCAGGCGGCAAGCCTGGAAGAGACGGCAGCAGCGCTCAACGAGCTGACCGCCCAGGTCAATTCCAGCGCCGAGAACGCCCGTACGGCAGCTGACAACGTCAATCTCGCCTGCGAGGACGCCGAGAAATCAGGTGAAGTGGTGCAGAAGGCGATTGCCTCCATGCACGGTATCGAACAGTCCTCAACGGAAGTTTCGCGCATCATCGGCGTTATCGACGAGATCGCTTTCCAGACAAATCTTCTGGCTCTGAACGCCGGTGTCGAAGCGGCCCGCGCCGGTGAAGCAGGCAAGGGCTTTGCTGTCGTCGCACAGGAAGTCCGGGAACTCGCTCAGCGTTCGGCAAATGCCGCCAAGGAGATCAAGACGCTCATCAACACCTCGGCCGTCCAGGTCAAGGAAGGCGTCGATCTCGTTGGCCGAGCGGGCGAGACGCTGCACAAGATCGCCGAGCAGGTGATGGGCATCAACGGCCTCATCCGTCAGATCTCGGCCTCGGCCAGCGAACAGGCCGTCGGCCTGAAGGAGATCAATCAGGCCGTGAACCAGATGGACCAGGTCACGCAGCAGAACGCCGCGATGGTGGAAGAGACCACTGCAGCCAGCGTAACGCTGAACGACGAGGCTCAGACGCTGAAGACACTGGTCGCCCGCTTCCGCGTCTCCGGCCAGGGAAATACCGCGGCAGCACTGCGCTCCACCGCACAGCAGATGCGCGCACCGGCTGCGCCGGCACCACGCGCGGCCGCTCCGGCACCGCGCCGGGCCGTTGCCCAGTCTCGCGGCTCAGCCGCTGTTGCCCAGGACAATTGGGAAGAGTTCTGA
- the ptsN gene encoding PTS IIA-like nitrogen regulatory protein PtsN, whose product MALADLLHQDAIIPALRVNSKKQLLQELAAKASRTTGLSEREIFDVILQRERLGSTGVGNGIAIPHGKLVNIHSIVGIFARLEQPVDFEALDDQPVDLVFLLLAPEGAGADHLKALSRIARVLRDHDLVAKLRATDSASAIYAFLNEEQTSNAA is encoded by the coding sequence ATGGCATTGGCAGATTTGCTGCACCAGGATGCGATCATTCCCGCTCTCAGGGTAAATTCCAAGAAACAGTTGCTTCAGGAATTGGCAGCAAAAGCCTCCAGGACTACGGGGCTTTCCGAGCGGGAAATTTTCGATGTGATCCTGCAGCGCGAACGTCTGGGCTCGACCGGTGTCGGCAACGGCATCGCCATTCCCCACGGCAAGCTCGTCAATATCCACTCCATTGTCGGTATTTTCGCCCGGCTGGAACAGCCCGTCGATTTCGAAGCGCTGGACGACCAGCCGGTCGATCTGGTGTTTCTGCTTCTGGCGCCGGAAGGCGCCGGTGCCGATCATCTGAAGGCGCTTTCGCGCATCGCCCGCGTCCTGCGCGACCACGATCTGGTCGCCAAGCTGCGCGCGACCGATTCCGCTTCGGCGATTTATGCCTTCCTCAATGAAGAGCAGACGTCGAACGCTGCCTGA
- the hpf gene encoding ribosome hibernation-promoting factor, HPF/YfiA family, producing MSVRVSGKHMEIGDSFRQKIEDQIGLAVTKYFDGGYSGQVIVEKSNSRFSADCKLHLDSGVVLHAAGEAMDPQIAFDAASERIEKRLRRYKRKLKDHHAGNHVNGNGFAEVAYTVMDAVPDHEDEVPDDFAPAIVAESTKQLKTMSVATAVMALDMTDEPLLLFRSPGKEQLNIVYRRHDGNIGWIDSANIKG from the coding sequence ATGAGTGTGCGTGTATCCGGTAAACATATGGAAATTGGTGACTCCTTCCGTCAAAAGATCGAGGACCAAATTGGTTTGGCCGTCACGAAATACTTCGACGGGGGATATTCCGGTCAGGTGATCGTGGAAAAGTCGAACTCTCGTTTTTCCGCCGATTGCAAGCTCCATCTCGATAGTGGCGTCGTGCTGCATGCGGCAGGCGAGGCCATGGATCCGCAGATTGCCTTTGATGCGGCATCCGAGCGTATCGAGAAGCGCCTGCGCCGCTACAAGCGGAAGCTCAAGGATCACCACGCTGGAAATCATGTGAACGGTAACGGCTTTGCAGAAGTCGCTTATACCGTCATGGATGCGGTTCCCGATCATGAAGACGAGGTCCCGGACGATTTCGCTCCGGCCATCGTCGCCGAAAGCACCAAGCAGCTCAAGACGATGTCCGTCGCAACCGCCGTCATGGCGCTCGACATGACCGACGAGCCGCTTCTCCTGTTCCGCAGTCCCGGCAAGGAACAGCTCAACATCGTTTACCGTCGTCATGACGGAAATATTGGCTGGATCGATTCGGCCAATATCAAAGGCTGA